In Burkholderia lata, the DNA window CGAGCCGGTACACCATGTGGTGACGGTCGACGTGCGTGGCCGAATAGCGCAGCGTGCAGAGCGGCGCCATCGCGGCGAGCGCTTCGCGGCCGCGGCCTTCGAGCCCGCCGTCGACGCTCTGCGGCTCGTCGACGATCACGATCGGACGCGTCGCGCGGATCAGGTCGATCGGCTTCTCGCCGCCGGTCTTCTCGCTGTCCTTGTAGAGGTTGTTGATTTCCTTCTTGTTGATCGCCGCGACCGTCATCACCATGATCTGGATCGCCGCGCTCGCCGCGAAGTGGCGCACCTGGCCGAGCTTCGCTGAGTCGTACAGGAAGTAGTCGTACGGCACGCCCGCGTACAGCGCGCGGAAGTGATCCTCGGTGATCGCGAGCGTCTTGTGCACGCCTTCCTTGATCGCGATCGACGGCACGACGATCACGAACTTCGTGAAGCCGTAGCGGCGGTTCAGCTCGAAGATCGTGCGCAGGTACACGTAGGTCTTGCCGGTGCCGGTTTCCATCTCGACGGTGAAGTCGCGCGAGCCGGGCAGCCCGGACGGCGGCAGCCCGCCGCGCAGCTGCACGTCGGCGAGATTGCGCGCGAGCGCGTCGTCGGTCAGCGACAGCCGGTTGCCCACGCCCTGTTCCGACACCGCGAAGCCGAGCGAGCCTTGCGCGGCGGCCGTGGTGCCGGGCGCGGCGTTCGCGAGCACGCTGAAGTCGCCGCGATACGATTCCTGGCCGCGAAACAGGTCGCAGACGGCGTCGATCGCCTCGCGCTGGTAGTCGAGATCCGCTTCGAAATGCAGCCGCATCACAGGCTCCGCACGCGCTTCACGCCGTGCTGTTCGAGCAGCGCGGCGAGATTGAGCTTCGCGACGTCGTCGACGAAGCCGCTGTCGCGGAACAGGCACGTGACGTCGTGCGTCGTGCCGGTCGCATCGAGCAGGTCGACGATGCCGTCGGCGAGCGGGCCCGCGTCGTCGCGCGCGATGCGCGCATCGAAGCACGCGACGATCGAGCGGCCGATCAGGTGCACGGTCTTGCCCGCCACCTGGTGATGCTCGACCGGCGTGCACAGGTCGAGGCCGAGCTTCAGCGTCAGCTCGGCGAGCAGGTCGTCCTCGGTGCGGCCGGTCTTCACGTGCTCGACGGACGCGAACAGCGCATGGTCGAAGTCGTCGCGGCGCGGATCCCACTCGATCACGTTGGTCGTGTCGAGCCGGTACACGCGGAAGCCGAGGTCGCCATAGCTTTCCGGATAGTCGCGTGCGACCTGCTGCGCGGCGCGGCGCAGGCGTTCCTTCGTGATTTCGGCGAGCGTCAGCGGCTTCTTCAGCTTCGTGCAGAAATCGGCGGCGCTCTGCTGCGTCTTGTCGCGGCGGTCGAGCGCTTCGGGCAACTGCACGAGCACGTAGCGGCGCGCGCCGCCGTCGGTCGCGTTCACCTGCATCACCGCGTGGCCGGTCGAGCCGGAGCCGGCGAAGCAGTCGAGCACGATGTCGTCGCCGCGCGTGCACCAGCCGATCACGGCCGCCGCGAAATCGACCGGCTTCGGCAGGTCGAACGGGATGCCGAGCGTCTTCAGCAGCGCGTCGTCGGAGCCGGCGAACGGCAGCACCGACGGCACGTTCTCGTACATGTTCTCGTCGAGGTAGTAGATCCGTTGCGGCTGCGTGCTTTCATCCGCGCCGAATTCGATCTGGCCGCGCTCGATCAGCGCCTGCATCGTCGCGGGCGGGTTGCGCCAGCCGCGCGCAGGCATCGCGCACGGCTTGCCGGTGACCGGGTGGATCAGCGGCGTGAAATACTCTTCCGGCGCCTTCTTCTTGTTCGGCCAGGCCATCGACACGAGGCGGTACACGCGGCCTTCTTCCGACAGCCGGTCGTACATCACCTCGCCGCCGGACAGGTTGGTCTGCGCCTTCATCCACGCGCGGTACGCCTTCTGCGCGTCCTTCGGGTTGCCGCTGCGGTACACGGCGTCGTGCGCGGCGTCGAGCATGCGCTGCGCATTGCGCTTCGGGCGCTTGAGCGGCGCCTGTTCGAGCAGCGTCTCGGCGTTGCGCGCGAACAGCACCAGCGATTCGTGCTGGTACGCGACGCCGCGCGCGTCGCCCTTCGGGTTGCGCTTGTCCCACACGGCGACGCCGAGCTCGTTCTCCTCGCCGAAGATCTCGCGCAGCATCAGCACGAGCGCATGCACTTCATGCTCGTCGATGTGCACGGCGATCAGCCCTTCGTCGGACAGCAGCGCGTGCGCGAGCTTCAGGCGCGGATACATCATGTTCAGCCAGTCGGTGTGGAACCGGCCGTTCGCCTCGGTATTGGTGCTGCGCTTCACGCCGCCCTGGGTCTGCCCGGTCATCGCCAGGTAGTGGCGGATGCTGTCGCTGAAGTCGTCCGGATAGACGAAATCGCTGCCGGTGTTGTACGGCGGGTCGATGTAGACGAGCTTCACCTTGCCTGCGTAACTCTTGTGCAGCAGCTTCATCACGTCGAGGTTGTCGCCCTCGATCACGAGATGGCGCGTGTCGTCCCACGCGACGCTGTCGTCGGGGCAGGGGCGCAGCGTGCCCGTCGACGGCGTGAGCGCGGCCTGGCGCGCGCTGCGCTTGCCATGCCAGTGGAAGCCGTAGCGCTCGTCGGCGTCGCCGACCGTGCGTTCGCCGATCAGCGCCTTCAGCACGTCGACGTCGACCGACGCGCCGCCGGGGCCTTCGGTCACGAGTTCGGGGAACAGCGCCTTCAGGCGCGCGACGTTGTCGGCGGTGAAATCGGTCGACATCGCCTGCGGGCTTGCCGCATCGAGTTTCTGCATCGTCTTTTCCATCGGAGCCCGGCCGCGCGCGCCAGGACATCGGGCGCGCTCGCAGCACCGGCGGCAACGGCCGCCCGGGCAAACCCGAAACGCTATCGAGTCACCCGGCCGAGGTCAAGCGCCGATGTGGGGCGATCGTGCGGACATCGGCCGCGATTGCCCGCCGGACGGGGCGCAAGCGGCTTCGGGCCGGTTGTCGCAGGGCCGGCCGGCAGCCGCCTGGCGGGCGTCCCCGGAGGCACGCCGGAAAGGACGAAAAAAAGGGCACGGTCGGCGCCAAGCGCCGGCGTGCCCGCATGGAGAATCCCGGATGGAGGGTGCGACGGGGCCCGTCTGGCCCCGATTCAGGTCAGAAACGCGTGCGGATGCCCGACGTCAGCTCGAGCTGGTTCTTCGCGCCGAACGTCGACGACACCGTGTAGCCGCCATGCAGCTTCATGTAGTCGCCGGCGAGGTACACCTCGGTGCGCTTGCTCAGGTGATAGAACACCGACCCGTAGATCGTTTCCTTGAAGCCGTTGGCGACGCCGTTGGTCAGGCTGAACGCGCCGAGGTTCGCGTTCGGCGTGAAGCCGTCGGCATTGTTCGCGGCGTTCTTGACGCGCATCTGCTGGTAGCCGAGCTCGTAGTCGAGCGCGCCGGGGGGCGCCACCTTCACCGACACGGTCCACGAGTCGTCGTGGCGCTGGCCGAGCGAACCCTGGTCGCCGTTGTAGCGGAAGTAGCCGGCATTCAGGCGCACGATGCTGAACGTGTAGTTGCCGCCGACCGAGAACGTCTGGTTCGTGAAACCGCCGTTGTTCACGTGGTTGTAGAAGCCCGACACGTTGAACGGCCCGCCGTTGTAGCCGAGCGCGACCTGGTATGCGGAGCCGGTCGCGAATGCGGTCGAGTTGCTGAACTGGTAGCCGGCGCTCGCGAAGATGCCGTTGCTGAACAGCTTCTTCCACGCGATGCCGTTGTTGTAGCGCGTGCCGGTCGGGCTGGCCGCGTAGAAGATCATCTGCTTGAAGTTGTTCGAGTTGGTCCAGCCGCCTTCCTCGGTCGACAGTTTCGCGGAGCCGTACGGATCGCCGTAGATCGCGGCCGCGTCGCGCGCGATCGTGTTCTGGAAGCCGGCCGTCAGCTTGCCGAAGCGCTCGTCCTCGATGCCGACCCACGCATCGCGGTCGAAGATCTGGCCGTTGTCTTCCATCTGGCCGTTCGCGACCACGTATTCGCTTTCGAGGCGGAAGATGACCTTCGTGCCGCCGCCGATGTCTTCGGCGCCGCGCAGGCCCCAGCGGCTGCCGCTGAACCACGGCTCGCCTTCGTTGCCCATGCCGATCACGTGATTGCCGTTCGCGTCGGCGTGGGTCCGGTAGGTCGGAAAGCTCAGGTCCATCAGGCCGTAGAGCTGCACGCTCGACTGCGCATGCGCCTGGGTGCCGGCGCACAGGCCAGCCGCCGCGATGGAAAGGGCAAGGGTTTTTCGTTTCAAGATCGTCTCCTCCGAGCTGCCGCATTGAAATCTGGTCGTTGGCAGTACGTAATGTATGCCGACTCTTGCCGGCCACAGCGAGAGGGCCGACGCGTAGCATCGTAGAGGGTGCAATCCTTCACGACGCTTTCCCGGACGCAAGAATCGGATCGGTGAAAACACCGAACGCGCAACAATCCCGGATCGGGCAGGCGTGCGGAAGCCGGCAAGCCGGGGGCGCCGGCATGCGTCGATGACGTTTCGTGCTACGAATCGATATTCAGGGCTCGCAAAGGAACCCGTCAGTCCTGCGTGCTCTTCATGCGCAGGATGTAACCGAGCCCGCGCAGCGTGATGATCTCGGCCGTGCTGCCCGCGAGATGCTTGCGCAGCCGGTGAATGTAGATGTCGATCGCATCGGCGCTCGGCTCGTCGTCGAGCGCGAACACGCTGTCCATCAGCCGCGCCTTCGACACCGTCTTGTTCTGCTGCAGCATCAGCGTTTCGAGGATCGCGTGCTCGCGGCGGCGCAGCGCGAGCACCGTTTCGCCGCAGCGGAATTCGCGCGTGCCGAACGCGTAGACGAGATCGCCGCACACGAGCTGCGTCGTGCCGACGCCCGCCTGCCGGCGGATCAGCGCGCGAATCCGTGCGACCAGCTCGCGCGATTCGAACGGCTTCACGACGTAATCGTCGGCGCCCGCGCCGAAGCAGTCGACCTTGTCGTCGACCGAGCCGTGCGCGGTCAGCATCAGCACCGGCACGTTGTCGTTGCGGCGTCGCAGCCGCGCGAGCACCTCCTTGCCGCTGATGCCGGGCAGGCGCATGTCGAGCAGCACCGCGTCGTAGCGTTCGGTCTTCAGCACCGTGTCGGCGCGCTCGCCGTCGCCGACGGAGTCGACCGCGAAATCCTCGCCGCGCAGCAGGTTCACGATCCAGTGCGCGAGTTCGGCGTTGTCTTCGACCAGCAGGAGTTTCATGGCGACTTCTCTTCAATCGTATGCGGGCAGCCGCACGGTCACGACGATACCGCGATTGCCGGCCCCCGGCGCGAGCGACGCGCTGCCGCCGTGCGCCTGCGCGATCTCGCGGACGATCGCGAGCCCGAGGCCCGAGCCTTCGGTATCGGCCGACACGCGGTAGAACCGCTTGAACACGTGCGGCCGCGCTTCGGCCGGGATGCCGGGGCCGTTGTCGACCACGTCGAGCACGATCGCGTCGCCGTCGCGGCGGGCGCAGACCGTCACGCAGCCGCCCGGCTGCGTGTAGCGCACCGCGTTGTCGACGAGGTTCATCACCAGCGCGGTCAGCAGGCTGTCGCTGCCCGCGACGTCGAGCCGCTCGCCGAGGTCGGCCCCGAGATCGATATTGCGCCGCTGCGCGAGCACGATCGTTTCCTCCAGCACACTCGACACCACGGCCGCGAGATCGACGCGATGGTTCAGCAGCGTCGACGGTGTCGCTTCCGCATGCGCGAGCAGCAGCAGCTTGTCGGTCACGTCGGCCATCTTGCGGCTGCTGCGCTGCATGCTGTCGAGCACCGCTGCCAGCTCCGGATCGGCGTGCCCGCGCCGCTGCGCGTACTGGATCTGCGTGTCGAGCACCGCGATCGGCGTGCGCAACTGGTGCGCGGCATCCGCGATGAAGCGGCGCTGCGTGGCCGTGTGCGTGTTGAGCCGCGCGATGCACTGGTTGATCGCGTCCACGATCGGCCGCAGCTCGTTCTGCAGCCGCTCGGGGCGGATCGGCTCCAGCTCCATCGGCCCGCGGTCGGCCACGTCGTCCTTCAGCTTCATCAGCGGGCGCATCTCGAAGGTGAGGCCGAGGTACACGAGCCCCATCGCGAGCATCAGCATCAGCGACAGGCGCACGAGCTGCGGCCGCCAGATCGTGGCGACCATCGCCTGGTGCGAGCGCGTCGTCTTCGCGACGACCACCGTGACCGTCTCGACGTTTCCCTCGTCGTAAAGCTGGCGATCGTAGGCCACCGCGCGCAGCGGCACGCCGTCGAGCGACGTGTCGTACAACGTCGGCTCGATGCCGTGCCGCGCGGGTACGTCGAGCGCCGGCGTGCCTGCGAGCAGTCGGTCGTGGCCGTCGATCACCTTGTAGAACACCGAATCGCGCGACGGCGATTCGAAGATCTCCAGCGCGGCCGGCGGCACGTCGGCGACCGGCAGCCCGTTGCGCCATTCGATGTCCTCGCCGATCGTGCGAGCCGACGCGACGAGCGCGCTGTCCTGCACGAGCGCGGCCGTGGTCCGCGCGGTGTCGTACGACATCGCGCCGGCGATCAGCACGAACACCGCGAGCGGCAGCAGCAGCCACCACAGCAACCGTCCGCGCAGGCTGTGCGCCATCCTGTTGCGCTCCTTCTCCGAAATGCCGAACCGCGCCGGGAGCGCCGGCGCGGTCGGGAGTGTCATGTCAGGCGTCCGTCTGCGGCGTTCAGAACGCCGCGGGGCGCCACTTCAGCAGCCGCTTCTCGAGCCACGTCAGCAGGTAGTCGGCGGCCAGCGCGACCACGGCCAGCACGATCATCGCCGCGAACACGCCGCTCGCGTTGAACGCGCCCTGGGCGGTGGAGATTAGCAAACCGATGCCCTGCTTGGAACCCAGGAATTCGCCGACGACCGCACCGACCAGCGCGAAGCCGAAGCTCACGTGCAGGCTGGCGAGAATCCAGCTCAGCGCGGACGGGATCACGACCGCCGTGGTGATCTGCCGGCGCGATGCGCCGAGGATCTGCGCGTTCGCGATCAGGTAGCGGTCGGCTTCGCGCACGCCCTGGAACGCGTTGCCGAACACGACGAAGAACACCATCACGACGGCCAGCGCGATCTTCGACGCCATCCCGAGGCCCAGCGCGATCACGAAGATCGAGCCAAGCACGACGCGCGGAATGGAGTTCGCGATCTGGATGTACAGGCCGAACACGTCGGCCATCAGCTTGTTGCGGCCGAGCACGATCCCGCAGATCACGCCGGCGACCGAGCCGATCACGAAGCCGATGCCGGTTTCCTCGAGCGTGACCCACACCTGCGTGAGCAGCGGGCCCTGCGACGTGCCGTTCACGAACCAGTCCTGGATCTGGTCGAAGATCAGCGACGGCATCGAGAAGAAGAACGGATCGATCCACTTGAGGCGTGCGGCGAGTTCCCACCCGCCCAGCACGATCACCAGCACGGCGATCCGCAGCGTGACGATCAGGTTGCGCCGGCGGCGCAGCCGGCGTTGCGCGGCGCGCTCGTCGTCCTCGAGCGTCGTTGCCGGAATGGCGGTGGGGGGAAGCGTCATGTCGGTCATGCTCCTGTCCTTGCGGTCCTTGCCTTGAGCGTATGCGTCAGCCGATCTGCACTTCTTCGCGCAGGTCGTGCCAGATGTCCTTGGAAATTTCGATGAAGCGCGTGTCGTAGCGGATCTCCGACGTGACGCGCGGGCGCGGCAGGTCGATCTCGTACACGCGCTTGAGGGTCGCGGGGCGCGCGGTCAGCACGAACACGCGGTCGGCCAGCGCGATCGCTTCCTCCAGATCGTGCGTGACGAACACGACCGAGCCCTTGTTTGCCGACCAGAGCTGCAGCAGCTCGTCCTGCATCAGCGTGCGCGTCTGCATGTCGAGCGCGGAGAACGGCTCGTCCATCAGCAGGATTTCCGGCTGGTTGATGAAGGTCTGCGCCAGTGCGACGCGCTTCCTCATCCCGCCGGAAAGCTGGTGCGGGTAGTGCTTCGTGAACTTGTCGAGGCCGACCTTGCGGATCCACTCCTCGGCCTGCGCGTACGCGACGTCCTTCGAGCGGCCGCGAAACAGCGGGCCCGCCGCGACGTTGTCGATCACGTTGCGCCACGGGAACACGGCGTCGGCCTGGAACACGAAGCCGATGCGCGGATCGATCCCGTCGACCGGGCGGCCCATCACGCGCACTTCGCCCGACACGGGCTTGAGCAGCCCTGTGATCAGGTTCAGCGTGGTCGACTTGCCGCAGCCGGTCGGCCCGACGATCGCGATGAACTCGCCGCGCGCGACGCTCATGCTGAAGTCGCGCAGCGCGACGGTGGCCTTGCCTTCCGGCGAAATGAAGCGGCACGACACGTTGCGAAACTCGATCGCCGGTGTGCTCGGGGAGACTGCCTGGTTCATCGCTCTTTGTCCTGCGGGTGAGGAGGGCGTCGCATCGTGGCGACGCCGGGCCGGTCAACCGGGCCGGGACGGGGCACGCACGGCGGCGGGATCGCCGCCGCCGGCGCCGCTACCGGGTTTGCTTACTTCGCGTTCACGAAATCGTTCGAGAAGGTGCGCGCGAGGTCGATATGCTTGCCCTTCACCGACGGGTTGAACGCCGACAGCACCTTCAGCACGGTGGCCGGGCCGTCGGCCGGCATCTTGCCGTCGGCCGTGTACATCGGCAGCGACGCCTTCAGCGCGCTCACGTACAGCGCCTTGTCCTTCTGGTAGTCGGCCGGCATCTTCGCGGCGATCTCGTCGGCGCTGTGCGTGTGGATGAACTGCATCGTCTTCGCGAACGCGTGTGCCAGCTTGACCGCCTGATCCTTGTGCGAATCGGCCCACGCCGACTGCACGTACAGGCTCGCGGCCGGGTAGGTGCCGCCGAGCGCCGCGCGCGTGCCGTCGACGGTGCGCATGTCGACCAGCACCTTCGCGTCGCCCATCTTCTCGAGCGCGGACACGGTCGGCTCGGTCGTCATCCCGGCATCGATGCGGCCCTGCTTGATCGCGGCGATGAAGCTCGCGTCGGCGCCGACCGGCAGCATCGTGTACTGCGTCGACGCCACGCCGTGCTGGAGCGCGAGGTATTGCGTGAGGAAGCTGGTCGACGAGCCGAGGCCGGTCACGCCGAGCGTCTTGCCCTTCGAATCGGCCATCGACTTGAAGGTCGGCGCGGCCTTGGTCGACACCATCTCGACTTCGCCCGGCACCTGGCCGAATACGGCGATCGCCTTCACGTCCTTGCCCTTGCTCTGCAGATCGATCGTGTGGTCGTAGAAGCCCACGACGCCCTGCACGGCGCCCGCGAGCAGCTCGTTCTCCGCGTCGACGCCGGCGGGCTGCGACAGCAGCTCGACGTCGAGCCCTTCGGCCTTGAAGTAGCCGAGTTCCTGCGTGAGCCGCGCGGGCAGGTAGATGAGCTTCGCGATCCCGCCGACCATGATCGTGATCTTGCCGCCGTCGTCGGCGAAAGCGGGGTGAGCGGCAAGCGCGCAGCTCAGGCTGGCTGCAACGGCGAGGGTGCGCAGGATGGGTCGCATCGGGTCGTCTCCGTTCGTTGTATTCGTGTGGCGCGATGCTTGCTGCATCGTCACGACGAGTATAGGGAGGCGAAACCTTCCGCTACCTTTCGCGGGCGGGCGATTCCTTTAGGGGTTTTCCAGCAACGGAGGAGCGGAACAGGCGGGAAACGGGGGCGGGAGGCGCTCAGTGCCAGCCGATCAGCACGCGGCCCATCGCGTCGAGCCCCATGTCGAACAGGTGCGCCACGAACGGCACGAGGTTCGGGATCATCAGTTGCACGAGCAACAGCCCGACGAGCATCGTGACGGGAAAGCCGATCTGGAACACGCCGATCTGCGGCGCCGCGCGGTTCAGGATGCCGAGCGCGAGGTTCGCGATCAGGAGCGCCGCGACCACCGGCAGCGCGAGCAGCAGCCCCATCTCGAACACCGTCGTGCCGAACCCGGCGAGCGTGCGCCAGCCGGGCGCGTGCAGCAGGTCGGCCGACACCGGCAGCGACTGGAACGACGCGGTGAGCGCGGCGAACACCTGCAGGTGGCCGTCCACCGCGAGGAACGCGAGCATCGCGACCGCGTTCAGGAAGCGGCCCATCACGGGCGTCGCGCCGCTCGTGTGCGGATCGAAGAAGGTGGCGAAGCCGAGCCCCATCGACAGCCCGATAAAGTCGCCGGCCGCCTCGACGGCCGCGAACACGATCTGCATCGTGAAGCCCATCGCGGCACCGATCAGGAATTGCGTGACGAGGATCCAGATGCCTTGCGCGGAGAACACGGTGACGTCCGGCATCGCGCCGAGCGTGGGCGCGACGACCAGCGCCATGAACGCGGCGAGGCCGATCTTCACGCGCACGGGCACCGCCGCGTGGCCGACGACGGGCGCGGTCGCGACGAGCGCGAGCATCCGCACGAACGGCCACAGGAACGCCGTGAGCCAGCCGTTGAGCTGTTCGTAGGTAACCGAGAACATCGCCGCCGGGTGGTGCGCGCGGCTCAGCCGACGCCGAGCGTCGCGACGTGCAGCAGCGTCTGCCGCAGGTAGTCGAGCATCGTCGTCATCATCCACGGGCCGGCGATCACGAGCGTCACGGCGACCGCGAGCAGCTTCGGGATGAACGACAGCGTCGATTCGTTGATCTGCGTCGCGGCCTGGAACAGGCTCACGACGAGGCCGACCACGAGCGCGACCAGCAGCAGCGGGGCGGCCAGCAGCAGGCCGACCATCATCGCCTGGTGCGCCAGGGTCATCACTTGTTCGGGCGTCATCGTGCGTATCCTCCGCCGCTTACGTGAAACTCTGCGCGAGCGAGCCGATCAGCAGCTGCCAGCCGTCGACCAGCACGAACAGCATCAGCTTGAACGGCAGCGACACGGTGGACGGCGACACCATCATCATCCCCATCGACATCAGCACGCTCGCGACGACCATGTCGATGATCAGGAACGGGATGAACACCGTGAAGCCGATCTGGAAGCCGGTCTTCAGCTCGCTCGTGACGAACGCGGGCACCAGCAGCGACAGCGGCACGTCTTCAGGCCCCTGCATCGGCGCGGCCTTCGAGATCTTCGCGAACAGCGCGAGATCGGTCTCGCGGGTCTGCTTAAGCATGAAGGTCTTGAACGGCGCGACGCCGCGCTGCACCGCCTGCTCCATCGGCATCGAGCCGTCGGAGAACGGCTTGTAGCCATCGTTGTACGCGCGGTCGAGCACCGGCGACATCACGAAGAAGGTGAGGAACATCGCGAGGCCGACGAGGACCTGGTTCGGCGGCGTCGTCGCGGTGCCGAGCGCCTGGCGCAGCAGCGACAGCACGATGATGATGCGCGTGAAGCTCGTCATCATCAGCAGCATCGCCGGCAGGAACGACAGCATCGTGAGCAGCAGCATCGTCTGCACGCTCAGCGAATACGTGGTGCCGCCGTGCGGGCCCGGGCTCGCGTTGAACGCGGGCAGGCCGTTCGCCTGCGCAAACGCGAGCGCGGGGGCGAGGCAGAGGATCAGCACGGGCGCGAAGCGCGCCGCGCGATGCAGGAATGCGTGTTTCATCGGAATGCGGGGTCGGAAAGAGGGCGCGGCGCCATGTCAGCGGTCCTTGCCGCGACCGAGGCGCTTCGCGGCTTCGCCCGCGAGCGCGTCGCGAAACCGCGAGCCGAACGTGCCGGGCAGGCCGCCGTCGGACGGGGCGGCGCCGGCGGGCGAATCAGCGGAAACCGGGGCCGCCGCCGAACCGGCCGGCAGCGTATGCAGCAATCGCACGTTGCCCGGCGCGACGCCGAGCACGAGCCAGGTGTCGCCGATCTCGACGATCGTCGCGCTTTCCTTCGCGCCGACCGCGACGCTCGACACGACCTTCAGCGGGCCGCCGCGGCGCGCGTGCTGGAAGCCGAAGCGGCGCGCGAGCCATGCGCACGCGAACACGAGACCGATCACGACCGCGAGCCCGACCAGCGTCTGCAGCACCGCGCCGATGCCGAGCGACGGTGCGGCGGAGCCGACCATCACGCTCGATGCGATCGCGCCGGCGTTGTTCACCGCGTTCATGTCGGCGGCGCCGGCCGGCGTGCAGGCAAGCGACGCCGCCATGGCGGCAGCAGCAGCCGCCACGCTTGCGACGCGCACGCGGCGGCCGGGCTTCACAACATTCATCGATTCAGCTTCCGGATGCGTTCGGCCGGCGTGATGATGTCGGTCAGACGGATACCGAACTTGTCGTTGACGACCACGACTTCGCCCTGCGCGATCAGGCAGCCGTTCACGAGCACGTCCATCGGCTCGCCGGCCATGCCGTCCAGCTCGACGACCGAACCCTGCGCGAGCTGCAGCAGGTTGCGGATCGCGATCTTCGTGCGGCCGAGCTCCACGGTCATCTTGACCGGGATGTCGAGGATCATCTCGATGTCGTTGTGCGTCGAGCTTGCCGCGGCCTTCGACAGCGGCTGGAACACGCCGGCGCCCGTCGCGCCCGCCTGCACCGGCTGCTGGTTCTGCTCGGCGAGCGCGGCCGCCCAGTCGTCCATGCCCGGATCTTCTTCCGCCGCGGCCGGTGCCGCCTGCGCGGCGGCGGCCGAAGCCGCGAGGGCCGCGTCGGCCATCGCTTGTGCGTCGTCCTCGGGCGTCTGGTTCAGCTCACTCATATCCACCTTCCTTCATCGAATCGCCCGCGCTGATCATCTTCTGCACGCGCAACGCATATTGACCATTGAAAATTCCGTAGCCGCATTCCATCACCGGCACGCCGTCGACCTTCGCGGTGATCGTGTCCTCGATTTCCAGCGGCAGCACATCGCCCGCGCGCAGGTTCAGGATCTTCTCGAAGTTCGACGAGATCTCGGCGAGGTTCGCGGTCAGCTCGACCTCGGCGGCCTGCACCTGCTGCGACAGCACGCGCACCCAGCGGCGGTCGACTTCGAGCGCCTCGCCCTGGATCGGCGAGCTGAGCACGTCGCGGATCGGCTCGATCATCGAGTACGGCATGCAGATATGCAGCGTGCCGCCGGTCGGCCCGAACTCGATCGAGAACTGCGTGACGATGACGATCTCGTTCGGCGTCGCGACGTTCGCGAACTGCGTGTGCATTTCCGAACGCACGAATTCGAACTGCAGCGGCCGCACGCTCTTCCACGCGGTCGTGTAGTGCTCGAACACGAGGTTCAGCAGCTTGCCGATGATCCGCTGCTCGGTGGCCGTGAAGTCGCGGCCCTCGACGCGCGTGTGAAAGCGCCCGTCGCCGCCGAACAGGTTGTCGACGACGAAGAACACGAGGTTCGGGTCGAACACGAACAGCGACGTGCCGCGCAGCGGCTTCACGTGCACCAGGTTCAGGTTCGTCGGGATCGGCAGGTTGCGGGTGAACTCGCTGTACTTCTGCACCTTCACCTGGCTGACGGAAATTTCCGCCGTGCGCCGCATGAAGTTGAAGATGCCGATCCGCAGCAGGCGTGCGAAGCGGTCGTTGATGATCTCGAGGCCGGGCATCCGGCCGCGGACGATCCGCTCTTGCGTCGCAATGTTGTAGGGGCGGACGCCCGATGTGTCGCGCTGCTCGTCGACTGAATCGGCTTCGCCCGTGACACCCTTGAGGAGGGCATCGACCT includes these proteins:
- a CDS encoding site-specific DNA-methyltransferase, with protein sequence MEKTMQKLDAASPQAMSTDFTADNVARLKALFPELVTEGPGGASVDVDVLKALIGERTVGDADERYGFHWHGKRSARQAALTPSTGTLRPCPDDSVAWDDTRHLVIEGDNLDVMKLLHKSYAGKVKLVYIDPPYNTGSDFVYPDDFSDSIRHYLAMTGQTQGGVKRSTNTEANGRFHTDWLNMMYPRLKLAHALLSDEGLIAVHIDEHEVHALVLMLREIFGEENELGVAVWDKRNPKGDARGVAYQHESLVLFARNAETLLEQAPLKRPKRNAQRMLDAAHDAVYRSGNPKDAQKAYRAWMKAQTNLSGGEVMYDRLSEEGRVYRLVSMAWPNKKKAPEEYFTPLIHPVTGKPCAMPARGWRNPPATMQALIERGQIEFGADESTQPQRIYYLDENMYENVPSVLPFAGSDDALLKTLGIPFDLPKPVDFAAAVIGWCTRGDDIVLDCFAGSGSTGHAVMQVNATDGGARRYVLVQLPEALDRRDKTQQSAADFCTKLKKPLTLAEITKERLRRAAQQVARDYPESYGDLGFRVYRLDTTNVIEWDPRRDDFDHALFASVEHVKTGRTEDDLLAELTLKLGLDLCTPVEHHQVAGKTVHLIGRSIVACFDARIARDDAGPLADGIVDLLDATGTTHDVTCLFRDSGFVDDVAKLNLAALLEQHGVKRVRSL
- a CDS encoding porin, giving the protein MKRKTLALSIAAAGLCAGTQAHAQSSVQLYGLMDLSFPTYRTHADANGNHVIGMGNEGEPWFSGSRWGLRGAEDIGGGTKVIFRLESEYVVANGQMEDNGQIFDRDAWVGIEDERFGKLTAGFQNTIARDAAAIYGDPYGSAKLSTEEGGWTNSNNFKQMIFYAASPTGTRYNNGIAWKKLFSNGIFASAGYQFSNSTAFATGSAYQVALGYNGGPFNVSGFYNHVNNGGFTNQTFSVGGNYTFSIVRLNAGYFRYNGDQGSLGQRHDDSWTVSVKVAPPGALDYELGYQQMRVKNAANNADGFTPNANLGAFSLTNGVANGFKETIYGSVFYHLSKRTEVYLAGDYMKLHGGYTVSSTFGAKNQLELTSGIRTRF
- a CDS encoding response regulator, whose translation is MKLLLVEDNAELAHWIVNLLRGEDFAVDSVGDGERADTVLKTERYDAVLLDMRLPGISGKEVLARLRRRNDNVPVLMLTAHGSVDDKVDCFGAGADDYVVKPFESRELVARIRALIRRQAGVGTTQLVCGDLVYAFGTREFRCGETVLALRRREHAILETLMLQQNKTVSKARLMDSVFALDDEPSADAIDIYIHRLRKHLAGSTAEIITLRGLGYILRMKSTQD
- a CDS encoding sensor histidine kinase — protein: MAHSLRGRLLWWLLLPLAVFVLIAGAMSYDTARTTAALVQDSALVASARTIGEDIEWRNGLPVADVPPAALEIFESPSRDSVFYKVIDGHDRLLAGTPALDVPARHGIEPTLYDTSLDGVPLRAVAYDRQLYDEGNVETVTVVVAKTTRSHQAMVATIWRPQLVRLSLMLMLAMGLVYLGLTFEMRPLMKLKDDVADRGPMELEPIRPERLQNELRPIVDAINQCIARLNTHTATQRRFIADAAHQLRTPIAVLDTQIQYAQRRGHADPELAAVLDSMQRSSRKMADVTDKLLLLAHAEATPSTLLNHRVDLAAVVSSVLEETIVLAQRRNIDLGADLGERLDVAGSDSLLTALVMNLVDNAVRYTQPGGCVTVCARRDGDAIVLDVVDNGPGIPAEARPHVFKRFYRVSADTEGSGLGLAIVREIAQAHGGSASLAPGAGNRGIVVTVRLPAYD
- a CDS encoding ABC transporter permease, which gives rise to MTDMTLPPTAIPATTLEDDERAAQRRLRRRRNLIVTLRIAVLVIVLGGWELAARLKWIDPFFFSMPSLIFDQIQDWFVNGTSQGPLLTQVWVTLEETGIGFVIGSVAGVICGIVLGRNKLMADVFGLYIQIANSIPRVVLGSIFVIALGLGMASKIALAVVMVFFVVFGNAFQGVREADRYLIANAQILGASRRQITTAVVIPSALSWILASLHVSFGFALVGAVVGEFLGSKQGIGLLISTAQGAFNASGVFAAMIVLAVVALAADYLLTWLEKRLLKWRPAAF
- a CDS encoding ABC transporter ATP-binding protein, which codes for MNQAVSPSTPAIEFRNVSCRFISPEGKATVALRDFSMSVARGEFIAIVGPTGCGKSTTLNLITGLLKPVSGEVRVMGRPVDGIDPRIGFVFQADAVFPWRNVIDNVAAGPLFRGRSKDVAYAQAEEWIRKVGLDKFTKHYPHQLSGGMRKRVALAQTFINQPEILLMDEPFSALDMQTRTLMQDELLQLWSANKGSVVFVTHDLEEAIALADRVFVLTARPATLKRVYEIDLPRPRVTSEIRYDTRFIEISKDIWHDLREEVQIG